In Picosynechococcus sp. PCC 7002, the following are encoded in one genomic region:
- a CDS encoding bifunctional metallophosphatase/5'-nucleotidase has product MFFDCFGKVVRSTVLVSGAMVSLAIAPLSLWAETVELQLLHLNDVYEITPLGGGATGGLARLATLRKELLAENPHTFTVLAGDLFSPSALGTAVVDGDRLAGKQIVAVMNQVGLDLATFGNHEFDISESQFKQRLAESDFQWFSGNVLTAAGEPWDNVPPYVIETIYGEAGTPVRVGFVGVVIPSNPVDYVTYLDPLEQMEILVAELEAQTDIIVAVTHLAMQDDHHLAENIPEIDLILGGHDHENIQQWRGADFTPIFKADANARTVYLHNLSYDTETEQLTVQSHLQPITGAIAADPETEQEVNYWQQLAFDGFRADGFEPEQIITESPIALDGLESSVRNQATALTDIIAQSMLTATPAAELAIFNGGSIRVDDVLPPGPLSQYDVIRILPFGGNLATVEIKGTTLERILNQGLANRGTGGYLQTARVTFVPESQTWQIGDRPLDPERIYRVAATEFLISGRETGLDFFTPDHPDVTLLETGEDVRFAFIQQLQQEWID; this is encoded by the coding sequence ATGTTTTTTGATTGCTTTGGGAAGGTCGTTCGTTCTACGGTGCTGGTGTCTGGGGCCATGGTCAGTTTGGCAATCGCCCCCCTATCTCTCTGGGCTGAAACGGTAGAATTGCAACTGCTTCACCTCAATGATGTCTATGAAATTACGCCCCTGGGTGGTGGGGCAACGGGGGGCCTGGCGCGGTTGGCGACCCTACGCAAGGAACTGCTCGCCGAAAATCCCCACACTTTCACCGTTTTAGCTGGGGATTTATTTAGTCCGTCGGCCTTGGGGACTGCGGTGGTTGATGGCGATCGCCTCGCAGGAAAACAAATTGTGGCGGTGATGAACCAAGTGGGCTTGGATCTTGCCACCTTCGGTAACCACGAATTTGACATCAGCGAATCCCAGTTCAAGCAACGCTTAGCAGAATCAGATTTCCAGTGGTTTTCGGGGAATGTCCTGACGGCGGCGGGGGAACCCTGGGATAATGTACCTCCCTACGTGATTGAAACCATTTATGGTGAGGCGGGCACCCCGGTGCGTGTTGGTTTTGTGGGGGTGGTAATTCCGAGCAATCCCGTAGATTACGTCACCTATCTCGACCCGCTAGAACAGATGGAAATCCTCGTCGCAGAATTAGAGGCACAAACGGATATTATTGTGGCGGTCACTCACCTGGCGATGCAGGATGACCATCATCTTGCTGAAAATATCCCGGAAATTGACCTAATCCTGGGGGGCCACGACCATGAAAATATTCAACAGTGGCGTGGTGCGGATTTTACGCCGATTTTCAAGGCCGATGCCAATGCTCGCACGGTTTATCTCCATAATCTCAGCTACGACACAGAAACGGAGCAGCTTACAGTTCAATCACATTTGCAACCGATTACCGGGGCGATCGCCGCAGATCCAGAAACAGAACAGGAGGTTAATTATTGGCAGCAACTGGCCTTTGATGGTTTTCGGGCTGATGGTTTTGAACCAGAGCAAATCATTACCGAAAGTCCAATCGCCCTAGATGGTTTGGAAAGTTCCGTGCGCAACCAAGCCACAGCGTTAACGGACATCATTGCCCAGTCGATGTTAACGGCGACACCCGCTGCCGAATTAGCCATTTTTAATGGCGGCTCGATCCGTGTTGATGATGTGCTGCCTCCCGGCCCGTTGTCCCAGTATGATGTGATTCGGATTTTGCCCTTCGGCGGAAATTTGGCCACCGTCGAGATCAAGGGCACAACCTTGGAACGCATTCTCAATCAAGGTTTAGCCAATCGCGGCACCGGGGGATATTTGCAAACGGCGAGGGTGACCTTTGTCCCGGAAAGTCAAACCTGGCAAATTGGCGATCGCCCTTTAGATCCCGAACGCATTTATCGGGTCGCAGCGACGGAATTTCTCATCTCCGGGCGAGAAACGGGCCTCGATTTCTTCACGCCTGACCATCCCGATGTGACCTTGCTCGAAACGGGAGAAGATGTACGTTTTGCCTTTATTCAACAGCTCCAACAGGAATGGATCGATTAG
- a CDS encoding chlororespiratory reduction protein 7, with translation MADPIMYQVDGYVVLRHDHPEQLMEPEEIRTFFQDLFATQPDLLPPELANLSSQEAQIDQLLADYCELEIEDGFLQWYAVRFEK, from the coding sequence ATGGCAGATCCGATTATGTACCAAGTGGATGGTTATGTGGTGTTGCGCCACGACCACCCGGAACAATTGATGGAGCCGGAAGAAATTCGTACTTTTTTCCAGGATCTATTTGCTACCCAGCCGGATCTACTGCCCCCAGAGTTAGCGAACCTTTCCTCCCAGGAAGCGCAAATTGATCAACTCCTCGCAGATTATTGTGAATTGGAAATTGAGGACGGTTTTTTGCAGTGGTATGCGGTACGGTTTGAAAAATAG
- a CDS encoding protein adenylyltransferase SelO has protein sequence MAPISELTQNPLVCLPYEQVFASLGDRFSDEVTAADFPHHELRFRNDAVLEKLGLEPKQVDDQDFLEAFGQFQAPHPLRAMCYHGYQFGQYNPQLGDGRGFLYGQVRAQDGLLYDLGTKGSGQTPYSRNGDGRLTLKGGVREVLAAEALHQLGVNTSRCLSLIETGESLWRGDEPSPTRSSVMVRFQRSHIRFGTFERLYYLQRRDLLQQLLDHVVEHYYDEYVGDEDAYALFYADLVKRVARLAAQWMAAGFCHGVLNTDNMAITGESFDYGPYAFISSYDRKFTAAYFDYSGRYSYGNQPMICRLNLEMLQMPLALVMDKRDLATGLVNYEIEYEQTYRQLMLEKLGLRDLPEDLGADLFAATLALLEETQTGYHDFFYQLAAQFNYAWRSHSSTILENSDLSGPLFEQWQGLYQRALQEIPEPELAQIGDRLQQTNPKTALLRPVIESVWEPITTENNWQPFNELLDRIRTKQ, from the coding sequence ATGGCCCCCATCAGTGAGCTCACTCAAAATCCCCTCGTTTGTCTGCCCTACGAACAGGTCTTTGCAAGCCTAGGCGATCGCTTTTCTGATGAAGTGACAGCGGCAGATTTTCCTCACCATGAGCTACGCTTCCGCAATGACGCCGTTTTAGAAAAATTGGGCCTTGAACCGAAACAAGTAGACGATCAAGATTTTCTCGAAGCGTTTGGTCAGTTCCAAGCGCCCCATCCCTTGCGGGCCATGTGTTACCACGGCTATCAATTCGGTCAGTACAATCCTCAGTTAGGGGACGGACGGGGTTTTCTCTACGGGCAGGTGCGCGCCCAGGATGGCTTACTCTACGATCTCGGTACGAAAGGTTCTGGGCAAACTCCCTATTCCCGCAATGGTGATGGGCGTTTAACCCTTAAGGGCGGCGTTCGGGAAGTTTTGGCGGCAGAAGCATTGCATCAACTGGGGGTAAATACCTCCCGCTGTCTAAGCTTGATCGAAACGGGGGAATCCCTCTGGCGGGGGGACGAGCCTTCTCCCACTCGGTCTTCAGTGATGGTCAGGTTCCAGCGATCGCATATTCGGTTTGGCACCTTTGAACGGCTCTACTATCTGCAACGGCGGGATTTGTTACAGCAACTCCTCGACCATGTGGTGGAACATTACTACGACGAATATGTTGGGGATGAGGATGCCTACGCCCTGTTTTACGCTGATTTGGTGAAGCGGGTGGCACGATTAGCGGCCCAGTGGATGGCGGCGGGCTTTTGCCACGGGGTATTAAATACGGACAATATGGCAATTACGGGGGAAAGCTTTGATTATGGACCCTACGCGTTTATTTCCAGCTATGACCGCAAGTTTACGGCGGCTTACTTCGACTACAGTGGTCGCTATAGCTACGGCAACCAACCAATGATCTGTCGTCTGAATTTGGAAATGTTGCAAATGCCCCTGGCGCTGGTGATGGATAAGCGGGATTTGGCGACGGGCCTCGTGAATTATGAAATCGAATATGAGCAAACCTATCGCCAGTTAATGCTCGAAAAATTGGGGCTGCGAGATTTGCCGGAAGATCTAGGGGCCGATCTGTTTGCCGCCACCCTAGCACTGTTGGAGGAAACCCAAACGGGCTACCACGACTTTTTCTATCAGTTGGCAGCTCAGTTTAATTACGCTTGGCGATCGCATTCCAGCACCATTTTGGAAAATAGTGATTTGTCAGGGCCGCTCTTTGAACAATGGCAAGGACTTTACCAGCGGGCTTTACAAGAAATCCCTGAACCTGAGTTGGCACAAATTGGCGATCGCCTCCAGCAGACCAATCCAAAAACGGCTCTACTGCGTCCGGTGATCGAATCTGTTTGGGAACCGATCACCACAGAAAATAACTGGCAACCCTTTAACGAGTTACTCGACAGAATTCGCACGAAACAATAA
- a CDS encoding PCP reductase family protein, whose amino-acid sequence MEWIDEAKELFKKIPFFVRPFAKKKIEKLAEEMGAKIIDKEIYIQAKAQFNDPKKSGEA is encoded by the coding sequence ATGGAATGGATAGACGAAGCTAAAGAACTCTTTAAAAAAATACCCTTTTTTGTGCGACCCTTTGCCAAAAAGAAAATTGAAAAACTTGCCGAAGAAATGGGAGCAAAAATTATCGATAAGGAGATTTATATCCAGGCTAAAGCTCAATTTAATGACCCCAAAAAATCGGGGGAAGCCTAA